The Xiphophorus hellerii strain 12219 chromosome 22, Xiphophorus_hellerii-4.1, whole genome shotgun sequence genome has a window encoding:
- the hmx2 gene encoding homeobox protein HMX2, whose product MSSADESGSKCSSGPVSSFTIQSILGTASDEPRSGAKELSKGPSPPRRRSLSVSSEEECSGGEDSADCFCSDTGQSEPCMQHQAHNFSCLGAAKGLLSGTDGLARRPHLSQPLLQDYKKEQDRPCHQMSPLSEERQADGADKHGNSAKKKTRTVFSRSQVYQLESTFDMKRYLSSSERACLASSLQLTETQVKTWFQNRRNKWKRQLSAELEAANMAHASAQTLVGMPLVFRDNNLLRVPVPRSIAFPTPLYYPGSNLPALPLYNLYNKIEY is encoded by the exons ATGAGTAGCGCAGACGAGAGCGGGAGCAAGTGCTCGTCGGGCCCAGTCTCCAGCTTCACCATCCAGTCCATTTTGGGCACGGCGTCCGATGAGCCGCGCTCCGGAGCCAAGGAGCTGTCCAAGGGGCCGTCGCCGCCGAGGAGGCGCTCGCTGTCGGTGTCCTCCGAGGAGGAGTGCAGCGGAGGGGAGGACTCAGCGGACTGCTTCTGCTCCGACACGGGTCAAAGCGAGCCATGCATGCAGCACCAAGCCCACAACTTCTCCTGCTTAG GTGCCGCTAAAGGTCTTCTCTCCGGGACTGACGGACTCGCACGGCGGCCGCACCTGTCCCAGCCTCTGCTGCAGGATTACAAGAAGGAGCAGGACAGACCGTGCCATCAGATGTCTCCTCTGTCGGAGGAGAGACAGGCGGACGGCGCGGACAAGCACGGCAACTCGGCCAAGAAGAAGACGCGCACCGTTTTCTCCCGGAGCCAGGTGTACCAGCTGGAGTCCACCTTCGACATGAAGCGCTACCTGAGCAGCTCGGAGCGGGCCTGCTTAGCGTCCAGCCTGCAGCTGACGGAGACTCAGGTCAAGACGTGGTTTCAGAACAGGAGGAACAAGTGGAAACGGCAGCTCTCCGCCGAGCTGGAGGCGGCTAACATGGCCCACGCCTCCGCACAGACATTAGTGGGGATGCCGCTGGTTTTCAGAGATAACAACCTCCTGCGCGTCCCCGTCCCTCGGTCCATCGCCTTCCCGACGCCCCTGTATTATCCGGGGAGCAACTTGCCAGCATTACCTTTATACAACCTGTACAACAAAATAGAGTACTGA
- the hmx3a gene encoding homeobox protein HMX3, with the protein MPETTQETCAPAKDSPFFIKNLLNCDSKPSKPKPPLVASAKAAFEGGFSLSQVGEFNFPRFDVPAQRFTLPAHYLERTSAWWYPYTLGSAAHLHRTEAIEKPGARDSSPTSGTDRDSPDLVLKSEPDAKDDDDEDEDEHSNNKSSDEIILEESDAEEAKKDELEEWKKRDEDKKPCRKKKTRTVFSRSQVFQLESTFDMKRYLSSSERAGLAASLHLTETQVKIWFQNRRNKWKRQLAAELEAANLSHAAAQRIVRVPILYHENSASEGAGGAAASVPVSQPLLTFPHPGVYYSHPIVTSVPLLRPV; encoded by the exons ATGCCAGAGACAACACAAGAGACGTGCGCTCCGGCCAAGGATTCCCCTTTCTTCATCAAGAACCTGCTGAACTGTGACAGCAAGCCGTCTAAACCCAAACCACCGCTCGTCGCCTCCGCTAAGGCGGCCTTCGAGGGAGGATTTTCCCTTTCCCAGGTCGGGGAATTCAACTTTCCACGCTTCGACGTGCCCGCGCAGCGGTTCACTCTGCCGGCGCACTACCTGGAGCGCACCTCTGCGTGGTGGTACCCCTACACCCTCGGCTCGGCGGCTCATCTGCACAGAACTGAAG CAATCGAGAAACCAGGAGCCAGAGATTCCTCCCCGACCTCTGGCACGGACAGAGACTCCCCGGACCTTGTGCTCAAATCCGAGCCGGACGCGAAAGACGACGACGACGAGGACGAGGACGAgcacagcaacaacaaaagcagCGACGAGATCATCCTGGAGGAGAGCGACGCGGAGGAGGCCAAGAAGGACGAGCTGGAGGAGTGGAAGAAGCGCGACGAGGACAAGAAGCCCTGCCGCAAGAAGAAGACGCGCACGGTGTTCTCCCGGAGCCAGGTGTTCCAGCTGGAGTCCACCTTCGACATGAAGCGCTACCTGAGCAGCTCGGAGCGCGCCGGTCTGGCCGCCTCGCTGCACCTGACGGAGACCCAGGTGAAGATCTGGTTTCAGAACCGGCGGAACAAGTGGAAGCGGCAGCTGGCCGCCGAGCTGGAGGCCGCCAACCTGAGCCACGCCGCGGCGCAGAGGATAGTCCGGGTGCCCATCCTCTACCACGAGAACTCTGCCTCGGAGGGCGCGGGGGGCGCGGCGGCCAGCGTGCCCGTCAGCCAGCCGCTGCTCACCTTCCCGCACCCGGGAGTCTACTATTCCCATCCCATCGTCACGTCTGTGCCGCTGCTCAGACCGGTTTGA